The DNA window GAAACGCCGTCGCCGGATGTTCCGCGCCGACGAATTGGCCGGCGTGCGCGTGCTGGTCGTGGACGACAGCGATACGGCGCGCGAACACCTCGCCGCGATGATCCGCGGTTTCGGTATGGATGCCGACCTCAGCGCCGACGGTGCCGAGGCGCTGGAACGCGTGGAGCGCGCGATGCGCGAGGGTCATCCTTACAGCCTTGTGCTGCTCGATTGGAAAATGCCCGTGATGGACGGGGTGACTTGCGCCAAGCGCATCCAGGACCTTCATGCCAACAGCGTGCCCACCATGATCATGGTGAGCGCCTTCGGGCGCGAGGAAGCAGACGAAGCCGCGCAAAAAGCGAACGTGCGCCTCGACGGATTTATTTCAAAACCGGTGACGCCTTCCACGCTGCTCGAGACGATCGGGCGGCAGATGGGTCGCGGTCGCGAGGCCGAGGCGGCTCCCGCTCCGAAAGAATCCCCCGTGGAAACTCGGCGCCTCGCCGGCGCGAACCTTTTGCTCGTGGAAGACAACGAGATGAACCAGGAGCTTGCGGTGGATTTGCTCAAGGAAGCGGGCATCGCGGTCACGGTCGCCGCCAACGGCAGGGAGGCCGTGGACTTGCTGGCAGCCGGGAAGACTTTCGACGGCGTGCTCATGGATATCCAGATGCCCGTGATGGACGGCTACGAGGCGACTCGCGTTATAAGGCGGTTGCCGGGGCTGGCGCAACTGCCGGTCATTGCCATGACCGCCGATGTGATGGCGGAGAGCCGCGAAAAAATGACCGCCTCGGGGATGAACGACCACATCGCGAAGCCGCTCGATGTGAAAAGAATGTTCGAGACGATCGCGCGATGGATCCATCCGGCAACGCCGGCGCCCGCCGTGTCCGGCGCCCCGGAGTCGGACGCGATTGTGCCGGTTGAGTTGCCGGGCATCGACACGCGGGCCGGATTGGCACGGATGATGGGGAAAAGCGGGTTTTACCGCAAACAGCTGGCAAAGTTCGCCGAGAACCAATCACGATTCGTCGAGGAGTTCCGGTGCGCGGCATCCGACGCCGAGACGCAAAAACGTCTGGCCCACACATTGAAGGGCCTCGCCGGAAACATAGGTGCCACAAAACTTCAGGACCTGGCCGGGGAACTCGAGCAGACCTGCGCAAAACCTCCGGACGCATCGTCGATCGAATCCGCCCTGGCCCGCACCGCGGAGGAGTTGGAGATCGTTCTCGGTGGTCTGGCGCGTTTGGCTGAAGTCCCTGCCGCGCCGGCAGGCGGCGGGGCCGCGGTCAACATGGTGGAAGTCGCCAAGCTGCTCGACCGGCTTGTGCCGCTTCTCGACCAGAGCAATGCACAAGCGGAAGAAGCGGCCGGCGAGCTGTCTGCCCTGGTCAAAGGCACGCGCCGTGATCCGGATTTCGCCCCGCTCTTCGAGGCCGTCGCCTCGTTCGATTTTGAGATCGCCGCCGAACGCGCGCGTGCGCTGCGCGCACGACTCCTCCAGAACGCCTGACACGCCGCGAGGCTACGGCTTGGCGCCCGCATCTCCGAACCGCGCGGCAACTTCCCTGAACTGGTCTTGCGTCGCGAAGAAAGCATCCACCACGTCGGGATCGAAATGGGTGCCGCGCCCGTCGCGGATGGCTTTGGCGGCATCCTCGTGCGTCATGGCCTCCTTGTAGTTGCGCTTGCTGATGAGGGCGTCATAGACATCCGCGACCGCCATGAGGCGCGCGCTCACGGGAATGTCCTCGCCTTTGGCGCCCGTCGGATATCCCGCGCCGTTCCACCACTCCTGGTGGTAATAGGCGATTTCCTTCGCCGTTTTGAGAAAATCCACCGGCATGCCGAGTTGGTCCTCGGCCGACTGGATCGCGTCGCGCCCCAGAACGGTGTGTTTTTTCATCACCTCGTATTCCTCCGGGGTGAGGGGCGTTTGTTTCAGCAGAACATGATCCGGGATCCCGACCTTGCCGATGTCGTGAAGCGGGGCGGACCGGTAAAGCTCCGCGATGTTCTCGTCGGTGAGATACCAGCCGAAGCGCGGGTGGTGGCGAAGCTGCTCGGCGAGGATGCGGATGTAGTGCTGCGTGCGGCGGATGTGGTAGCCGGTCTCGCTGTCCCGCGTCTCCGCAAGCGAAGCGAGGGCGAGGATGGTCACATTCTGGATGGCGAGATTCTCGCGGGTGCGCTTCTGCACCTCTTGCTCGAGGAAAATGCTTTTGTCGCGCAGGAAATCGGCGGCCTCTTTGAGGTGGAGGTGGTTGGCCACGCGCGCGAGGACGATCGGCGGCGAGATGGGCTTGGTGATGTAATCCACCGCCCCCATCTCCAGCCCGCGCTTCTCATCCTCCACCGCGCTCATCGCGGTGAGGAAAATCACCGGGATGTGCCGCGTTCTTTCATCCGCCTTGAGACGCCGCATCACGTCGTAGCCCGAAAGTCCCGGCATCATGATGTCGAGGAGGATGAGATCCGGCGGCGGATCCGCGGCTGC is part of the Chthoniobacterales bacterium genome and encodes:
- a CDS encoding two-component system response regulator, with amino-acid sequence MEPDTSPAKPVILVVDDTPDNLALMSELLRERYTVKLAKSGERGLQLAAADPPPDLILLDIMMPGLSGYDVMRRLKADERTRHIPVIFLTAMSAVEDEKRGLEMGAVDYITKPISPPIVLARVANHLHLKEAADFLRDKSIFLEQEVQKRTRENLAIQNVTILALASLAETRDSETGYHIRRTQHYIRILAEQLRHHPRFGWYLTDENIAELYRSAPLHDIGKVGIPDHVLLKQTPLTPEEYEVMKKHTVLGRDAIQSAEDQLGMPVDFLKTAKEIAYYHQEWWNGAGYPTGAKGEDIPVSARLMAVADVYDALISKRNYKEAMTHEDAAKAIRDGRGTHFDPDVVDAFFATQDQFREVAARFGDAGAKP